The following coding sequences are from one Nicotiana tomentosiformis chromosome 3, ASM39032v3, whole genome shotgun sequence window:
- the LOC104104198 gene encoding protein NCA1 isoform X1, translating into MKPVCPFVRASRPDDTSTKKPGENQNKQPASQESKPKQESRESAIVSPKCPFGYGQESKPKEASGESAVVSPQCPFGYGQENKAKQESGESATVSPKCPFGYDSQAFKLGPFSCMICQALLYDCSRCVPCSHVFCKACLLRFKDCPLCGADIEKIESDMNLQNVVDRFIEGHARIKRSQVNGDEKEAEERKTVMYEDVSLERGAFLVQQAMRAFRAKNIDSAKSRLTMCADDIRGQLERLGNTSELCSQLGAVLGMLGDCCRATGDAASAVTYFEESVNFLVKVPKDDLEITHTLSVSLNKIGDLKYYDDDLEAARSHYFKALDVRRNAIKQQSAPSQIIDVATSLAKVADVDRNLGNEDAAIDGFEEAIKMLQSLELNPEEVSLEQRRLSVLQFLNSQMEKKQAVSSA; encoded by the exons ATGAAACCTGTTTGCCCTTTTGTTAGAGCTTCCAGACCTGATGACACTTCTACTAAGAAGCCTGGTGAAAACCAAAATAAACAGCCGGCTAGTCAGGAGAGCAAGCCTAAGCAAGAGTCTAGGGAATCTGCAATTGTGTCACCTAAATGCCCCTTTGGATATGGCCAGGAGAGCAAGCCTAAAGAAGCGTCTGGAGAATCTGCAGTTGTGTCACCTCAATGCCCCTTTGGATATGGCCAGGAGAACAAGGCTAAACAAGAGTCTGGAGAATCTGCAACTGTGTCACCTAAATGCCCCTTTGGATATGATTCTCAAGCATTTAAGCTGGGTCCTTTTAGCTGCATGATTTGTCAGGCACTTCTTTATGATTGCAGCAGATGTGTGCCCTGTTCTCATGTATTCTGCAA AGCATGTCTCTTGCGCTTTAAGGACTGTCCTTTATGTGGTGCTGATATCGAAAAGATAGAGAGTGATATGAATCTTCAGAATGTTGTTGATCGCTTTATTGAAGGGCATGCGAGGATTAAGAGGTCTCAGGTTAATGGTGACGAAAAAGAAGCAGAAGAGAGAAAAACTGTTATGTACGAGGATGTATCACTAGAACGGGGAGCTTTCCTGGTGCAACAAGCCATGCGG GCTTTTCGTGCCAAAAATATCGACAGTGCAAAATCAAGACTTACTATGTGCGCAGATGATATTCGAGGACAGCTAGAAAGGCTGGGAAATACATCCGAGTTGTGCTCACAGCTTGGAGCGGTCCTTGGTATGCTTGGTGATTGCTG TCGAGCAACAGGGGATGCTGCATCTGCAGTCACTTACTTTGAAGAGAGTGTCAATTTCCTTGTGAAAGTGCCCAAAGATGATTTAGAG ATCACACATACTCTTTCTGTTTCGCTTAATAAAATTGGAGATCTTAAGTACTATGATGATGATTTAGAAGCTGCAAGATCACATTACTTTAAGGCGTTGGATGTTCGCCGCAATGCCATCAAACAACAGTCTGCACCATCTCAG ATCATCGATGTAGCTACTTCCCTTGCAAAAGTTGCTGATGTTGATCGGAATCTTGGGAATGAGGATGCAGCAATCGATGGATTTGAAGAAGCCATAAAAATGTTACAGTCGCTAGAACTAAATCCTGAAGAAGTTAGCCTTGAACAAAGG CGGCTGTCTGTCCTCCAGTTCCTGAACAGCCAGATGGAAAAGAAACAAGCTGTTTCAAGTGCCTGA
- the LOC104104198 gene encoding protein NCA1 isoform X2 codes for MKPVCPFVRASRPDDTSTKKPGENQNKQPASQESKPKQESRESAIVSPKCPFGYGQESKPKEASGESAVVSPQCPFGYGQENKAKQESGESATVSPKCPFGYDSQAFKLGPFSCMICQALLYDCSRCVPCSHVFCKACLLRFKDCPLCGADIEKIESDMNLQNVVDRFIEGHARIKRSQVNGDEKEAEERKTVMYEDVSLERGAFLVQQAMRAFRAKNIDSAKSRLTMCADDIRGQLERLGNTSELCSQLGAVLGMLGDCCRATGDAASAVTYFEESVNFLVKVPKDDLEITHTLSVSLNKIGDLKYYDDDLEAARSHYFKALDVRRNAIKQQSAPSQVKRGNNCKL; via the exons ATGAAACCTGTTTGCCCTTTTGTTAGAGCTTCCAGACCTGATGACACTTCTACTAAGAAGCCTGGTGAAAACCAAAATAAACAGCCGGCTAGTCAGGAGAGCAAGCCTAAGCAAGAGTCTAGGGAATCTGCAATTGTGTCACCTAAATGCCCCTTTGGATATGGCCAGGAGAGCAAGCCTAAAGAAGCGTCTGGAGAATCTGCAGTTGTGTCACCTCAATGCCCCTTTGGATATGGCCAGGAGAACAAGGCTAAACAAGAGTCTGGAGAATCTGCAACTGTGTCACCTAAATGCCCCTTTGGATATGATTCTCAAGCATTTAAGCTGGGTCCTTTTAGCTGCATGATTTGTCAGGCACTTCTTTATGATTGCAGCAGATGTGTGCCCTGTTCTCATGTATTCTGCAA AGCATGTCTCTTGCGCTTTAAGGACTGTCCTTTATGTGGTGCTGATATCGAAAAGATAGAGAGTGATATGAATCTTCAGAATGTTGTTGATCGCTTTATTGAAGGGCATGCGAGGATTAAGAGGTCTCAGGTTAATGGTGACGAAAAAGAAGCAGAAGAGAGAAAAACTGTTATGTACGAGGATGTATCACTAGAACGGGGAGCTTTCCTGGTGCAACAAGCCATGCGG GCTTTTCGTGCCAAAAATATCGACAGTGCAAAATCAAGACTTACTATGTGCGCAGATGATATTCGAGGACAGCTAGAAAGGCTGGGAAATACATCCGAGTTGTGCTCACAGCTTGGAGCGGTCCTTGGTATGCTTGGTGATTGCTG TCGAGCAACAGGGGATGCTGCATCTGCAGTCACTTACTTTGAAGAGAGTGTCAATTTCCTTGTGAAAGTGCCCAAAGATGATTTAGAG ATCACACATACTCTTTCTGTTTCGCTTAATAAAATTGGAGATCTTAAGTACTATGATGATGATTTAGAAGCTGCAAGATCACATTACTTTAAGGCGTTGGATGTTCGCCGCAATGCCATCAAACAACAGTCTGCACCATCTCAG gtTAAAAGGGGAAATAACTGTAAATTGTGA